A window of Solanum stenotomum isolate F172 chromosome 3, ASM1918654v1, whole genome shotgun sequence contains these coding sequences:
- the LOC125860399 gene encoding heat stress transcription factor B-2a-like, whose protein sequence is MTPQPIDRNRGETTAGETQRSVPTPFLTKTYQLIEDQSIDDVISWNEDGSTFIVWNPSEFAKDLLPKYFKHNNFSSFVRQLNTYGFRKVVPDRWEFANDSFRRGERGQLIDIQRRKVVTAIATPSAATTAVAIVAAPPPPPPPPAQPPVTVSTSDSCEEQVISSNSSAGSTAELLGENERLRLENLQLNKELNSMKKLCGNIYGMMSNYAQPSSSGNQSAESSSPGLRPLDLLRTEQYLAESQVKAVEDGESLEEPEARLFGFSIGMKRVREGEEARTYHAQDLQLQQPGTTDVKSEASDQESNGESDERSWLVHCGGRNQRTCN, encoded by the exons ATGACTCCACAGCCAATAGACCGGAACAGAGGAGAGACGACGGCTGGTGAAACGCAGAGGTCCGTGCCGACACCGTTTTTAACAAAGACCTACCAGCTCATCGAGGATCAGTCTATTGACGACGTGATCTCTTGGAATGAAGACGGATCTACTTTCATCGTGTGGAATCCGTCGGAGTTTGCTAAAGATTTGCTTcctaaatattttaaacataataatttttctagCTTCGTTAGGCAGCTCAACACCTAT GGATTTCGGAAAGTCGTACCTGATCGATGGGAATTCGCAAACGACAGCTTCCGGAGAGGTGAAAGAGGTCAGTTAATTGATATCCAGCGTAGAAAGGTTGTGACAGCGATTGCTACTCCTTCCGCTGCTACAACAGCGGTGGCGATTGTGGCTGCTCCACCCCCGCCACCACCTCCGCCTGCTCAACCTCCGGTGACGGTATCTACCTCGGATTCCTGTGAAGAGCAAGTTATATCATCAAACTCATCTGCAGGGAGCACAGCGGAGCTTTTAGGAGAAAACGAACGGTTAAGATTGGAGAATTTACAGCTCAACAAAGAGTTGAACAGTATGAAGAAGCTCTGCGGCAATATATACGGTATGATGTCTAATTACGCACAGCCTTCCAGCAGCGGTAATCAATCGGCGGAGAGTAGTTCGCCGGGGTTGAGGCCACTGGATCTGTTACGGACGGAACAGTACTTAGCTGAATCACAGGTGAAGGCGGTAGAGGACGGCGAGAGCCTGGAGGAACCGGAGGCGAGATTATTCGGTTTCTCGATAGGCATGAAGCGTGTTAGGGAAGGGGAAGAAGCAAGGACTTATCATGCTCAGGATTTACAGCTGCAGCAACCTGGAACAACTGATGTTAAATCAGAAGCGTCTGATCAGGAAAGTAACGGTGAAAGTGATGAGAGATCGTGGCTGGTACATTGCGGTGGACGAAATCAAAGAACTTGTAATTGA
- the LOC125860465 gene encoding probable methyltransferase At1g29790 yields the protein MGNKPYNLNFRKCRLVRIMSSFQLLLGGLVIFVSLSTLFSFYSVGFFMHNEDICRHFYGVYDGFDIRSLSARVDEVLNKMETLQDKLELIVKQMDKAKVDELSSSNISRLEYKRLLEEDVIRPLSSAQIALRQIRLPRVEGIGSVKEDPLINTFVIEEIRKYITPKVNRNGNVNVYGTPMIYNTIGHACVLMKKELEEYMDYEIGSYCKDDWNLAQKLMLNGCDPLPRRRCLARASKLYKKPYPIDKSLWTIPDGRNIRWSNYKCRNFECLLRKNSKKGFEMDKEKVKWVTNSSVPVDFLIKDVLGIKAGEIRIGLDYGVGTGTFAARMREHNVTIISTAMNLESPFSETIALRGLVPLYVTLNQRLPFFDNTMDLIHTIGLMDGWIDLQLLDFILFDWDRVLRPGGLLWIDRFFCNRRDIDDFMYMFLQFRYKKHKWAISPKSKDEVYFSALLEKPQRS from the coding sequence ATGGGGAATAAGccttataatttgaattttcgAAAATGTAGATTAGTAAGGATTATGAGTTCATTTCAACTTCTGCTAGGGGGGCTTGTTATATTTGTAAGTCTTTCGACTTTATTTAGCTTCTATTCTGTTGGatttttcatgcataatgaaGATATATGTCGCCATTTCTATGGCGTGTATGATGGTTTTGACATTAGATCATTATCTGCTCGTGTTGATGAAGTTCTTAATAAGATGGAAACTCTACAAGACAAGCTAGAATTGATAGTAAAGCAGATGGACAAAGCTAAAGTTGACGAGTTGTCTAGTAGCAACATTTCGAGATTGGAGTACAAGAGATTGTTAGAAGAAGATGTGATTAGGCCTCTGTCTTCCGCGCAAATTGCCCTTAGGCAAATTAGGTTGCCAAGAGTTGAAGGAATTGGAAGTGTTAAAGAAGATCCTTTGATTAATACGTTTGTGATTGAGGAGATCAGGAAGTATATAACACCTAAGGTGAATAGAAATGGAAATGTTAATGTCTATGGTACACCGATGATTTATAACACGATAGGGCATGCGTGTgttttgatgaagaaagagtTGGAAGAATATATGGATTACGAAATTGGATCATATTGTAAAGATGATTGGAATTTGGCTCAAAAGCTAATGTTAAATGGTTGTGATCCTTTGCCTAGGAGGAGATGTTTGGCGAGGGCATCTAAGCTTTATAAGAAGCCTTACCCTATTGACAAGTCCCTTTGGACAATCCCAGATGGTAGAAATATTCGATGGAGCAATTACAAGTGCAGGAATTTCGAGTGTTTATTGAGAAAGAACTCGAAAAAAGGGTTTGAAATGGACAAGGAAAAGGTAAAATGGGTAACAAACTCCTCTGTTCCTGTGGATTTCTTGATCAAAGATGTTTTGGGAATTAAGGCAGGGGAGATCAGAATTGGGCTTGATTATGGCGTTGGGACGGGGACTTTTGCTGCAAGAATGAGAGAACATAATGTGACAATCATCTCAACTGCCATGAATCTCGAGTCTCCATTCAGCGAGACAATAGCACTAAGGGGTCTCGTGCCGTTATACGTGACATTGAACCAACGTCTACCTTTTTTTGATAACACGATGGATTTGATCCATACGATAGGACTAATGGATGGTTGGATTGATCTGCAGCTATTGGATTTCATCCTTTTTGATTGGGATCGCGTTTTAAGACCAGGAGGATTGTTATGGATCGATCGATTCTTTTGTAATAGGAGGGATATTGATGACTTCATGTACATGTTCTTGCAATTCAGATACAAAAAACACAAGTGGGCTATTTCTCCCAAGTCTAaagatgaagtttatttttctgCATTGTTGGAGAAACCTCAAAGATCTTGA